A segment of the Sporomusaceae bacterium FL31 genome:
ACTATTATCGAAAAAGAGGTCATTAGCCTACTGGCAAGACAAGGGTATTGTGTCGTCAGTGTTGGGGGCGGCGGTATCCCGGTAGTTCGGCAGGCGGATGGCAGCCTTAGTGGTGTAGACGCAGTCATTGATAAGGATTATGCGTCAAGCCTGTTGGCCATTGAACTCCAGGCCGATCTGCTGGTTATATCAACAGGCGTACCAAAAGTTTATTTGAATTATGGGAAAGCCGACGAGCAAGCATTAAATGATGTCACCTTGGCTGAGTTAAAGCAATATGTACAGCAAAATCACTTTGCGCCAGGCAGCATGCTGCCCAAGATTCAAGCAGTCATTAAGTTTCTTGACAATGGGGGCAAAAAGGCGCTGATTACCAGCCCAGAGTGTCTTGAAGCTGCCTTGGCGTCTGAAACGGGAACACGCATCTATCCATAAATAAAAAAAGTTCAGTTTGCTGCTTCAGGGGCAGTAACTGGACTTTTTTATTTAAATCAGATCAATGATGTACTTAATCCTGTTTAAATTCGATCAATATTTCGACCACTTCAGGGTGATTGCCAAGACGAATGGGTGGTCCCCAGGTTGCATAACCTGAGGATACAATAACATGAAAAGATTCTTTTGCTAAGTATCCCCAATCCAATTCAAAGACTTTTTCGGTAATCAGATTGTTCGGAAAGAACTGTCCACGATGGGTATGTCCTGATAATTGCAAGTCGATTGCCGATCGCTCAGCTTCGCTAAAATCATTCGGCTGATGGTCTAATAAGATGAGTGGCAATGATTGATCAAGTCCCTTAAGCATAGTAGCAAGGCTTAACCGTTGTTTGCGGGCGAACCTGGCACTGCTGCGATCGTCGCGTCCAATAACGTAAAAGCTATCCGCAACCTTCATAAAGCTGTCGCGTAACACCGTGACACCCGATTGCTCCAACGCCTTAATGGCCTGTTCTCCGTAACCACCGATATATTCATGATTCCCTAGTACGGCAAAGACACCAAAGGGTGGTGTAATCTTTTTTAATTGCTCCGGCATTTTCTCAGCAATAAAATAAGGAACGTTTTCATCAATCATGTCACCGGCAAAAAATACAATATCAGGCTGTAGTTGCTGAATAGTACTCACCATTTTGGCAAGCTGGGTGGTTCCTACTAATGGCCCCAAATGTACATCAGCAATTAAGACAGCATGCAGGCTGGACAAGTTTCCTGCTCGCTTGTTGAGTCTAAGCTGGTACCGGTTAACAATCGGATGTGTTGCTACCCAGCGGCCGTAAATCATCACAATAGCAATAATCGTCCACAATGTAATGGCAATGAAAGGCTGTTTGTTTAAGTGCAATGCCAGTAATCCAATGAAAGAATTGACCATACTTAGTATGTCAACAAATACCCAGAGTAAAAAAGCGTAATAAGTCATTGCCAGCCAATAGGAGCCAATCCATAACAAACTATTTAGTGGCTTTGTCGGATAATAAGAGTTCCAGATGCTGCTAACTACATAAGAAACAGTTAAGAAGATAATGATGCACCAATAAGCGATTGGGGCTAGTGGAATAAGTTGATGAAGGGCATCCCAGGTTCGCATGCCAATATAATAGTTAGCGGCACCATAGATGGTGCAAAATAGGATCATGAAAGGCAAATATTTCATTCTTTACTCCCTTTACGATGTATTTTGAATTGTTTTGGATAGGCAGTGTCTATGACTAATGTTATAATATCAGTAACTTATTCTTTAAACTCGTATAGTGTTGAATTGGTTAAATTTCTAATTTGTAACTCATTTGGTAATATAGGGGGGACATAGAGGTGTTTATACACTTCTGCATTTATGAGTAAAACAAGTAAATTTAATGATATTCTATTTCTCATCATTGTAGTTGTTCACTTGTATAATCGGCAATGGCCCTGGGGTGACACTTTGCAAACTGTACTTGATGTAGTATTTGCGATTACAGGCATTTTGATTGCGGCAAAATATGTTCTTCTTGCTAAAAAGAAATAACATTTCGTTTGTAAAAAAAATCGAAACACGTTGCAGGTTGCGCTCTAATCATTAGGTTTTGTAATTTCTATCATGAAATTCATAGTTTTGTTAATTCAAGTCAAGGGATAGATTCGTTAGCTTTAGGCAATATTGGAATATAGATCGCTAATGAAATGGGAGAATTTTATGAAAAAAATAGTATTGTTAGTATTTGTGATTTTCGTAGCGGTGGCAATGGGTGGGACTTGGTATCATGTTAAGAATGTTAAAAATAAGCCCATTTATGCCAATGTTTTACCTCAGGAAGAAAAAATTACCGATAATAATCTATTATGGCCAAAAATTCAAGAACTTCCCAATATTGAAGTGCAGAAAAATCTTAATAGTGTTTTGCAGCAGGAGTTTATCCGGTTAAGCGATGAAGCCGCGCAAATGCAAAAGGTTTCGGTGAGAGCTGACTATCTGGTTCAATTTAATACACAAAATATTTTAAGTCTAACGATTACAGAGTCACTCTACCCTGAACGTGCCGCTCATCCGATGTCTTACTTAAAAGCATTTACCATGAATGTTCAGACCGGAAAAATTTATCAATTTCCAGATTTATTTAAACCAGGCAGTGCCTATCAGGCTAGGGTGAATGAGATTATTCAGAAACAAATTAACAGTAAGGAAATTGTTTTTATCGCACCATACACTGGGATCAAGGAAAATGAGCAAGGATTTTATTTAACTGCAAAAG
Coding sequences within it:
- a CDS encoding anti-SigV factor, with protein sequence MKKIVLLVFVIFVAVAMGGTWYHVKNVKNKPIYANVLPQEEKITDNNLLWPKIQELPNIEVQKNLNSVLQQEFIRLSDEAAQMQKVSVRADYLVQFNTQNILSLTITESLYPERAAHPMSYLKAFTMNVQTGKIYQFPDLFKPGSAYQARVNEIIQKQINSKEIVFIAPYTGIKENEQGFYLTAKEVVVFYQLYEYTPYVYGFLKFAIPFDQIADIINPEIGKAILAAQLHLKK
- a CDS encoding phosphohydrolase, whose translation is MKYLPFMILFCTIYGAANYYIGMRTWDALHQLIPLAPIAYWCIIIFLTVSYVVSSIWNSYYPTKPLNSLLWIGSYWLAMTYYAFLLWVFVDILSMVNSFIGLLALHLNKQPFIAITLWTIIAIVMIYGRWVATHPIVNRYQLRLNKRAGNLSSLHAVLIADVHLGPLVGTTQLAKMVSTIQQLQPDIVFFAGDMIDENVPYFIAEKMPEQLKKITPPFGVFAVLGNHEYIGGYGEQAIKALEQSGVTVLRDSFMKVADSFYVIGRDDRSSARFARKQRLSLATMLKGLDQSLPLILLDHQPNDFSEAERSAIDLQLSGHTHRGQFFPNNLITEKVFELDWGYLAKESFHVIVSSGYATWGPPIRLGNHPEVVEILIEFKQD